Genomic window (Amaranthus tricolor cultivar Red isolate AtriRed21 chromosome 7, ASM2621246v1, whole genome shotgun sequence):
TAAAGTTCGGGAATGCTTTGCAATCTTGGTCTCCATGATCTATGATGGGATTCACAATGAACACTAACTTTGACCAACTGTCCTAAGACATGTTCTGGAGAAAATCCTTGTTGTCGCATTTTCATTTTGCCTAACAATTCTTGTAATTCCTTCTTTGTTATCTTTACCTTAACTTCTTTTATTTTCGAAAACCCTCCATTTCTGGAGCTTATTAGCTCTTCTTCTTCCACTTTCATGGCTGATTTATCGACGCCCGATGTCGTAAAAGACTTCGGACGATCTTCCCCACCCCATTGAACTTGGGATTCATGTTTTAAGcaatttcccattttattttagatattgTTGTTATGAAATATGAATGTATTTGTTTAAAGATGAGGGATgaattaagtatatatatatacacatggaTTTGTAAAGAAGAgtcaaagtaaataaaatactccctttgtccCTCTACTTTTTCACCTCGACGGTTTTTAGGGCATCCGAGATAGCCAAACGCCTAGGACGCTCGGAAATAAGGGtctcaaatattaaatggttttatttaatactttttaagttgtttgtttgtaaatttttttatatttgaagtactataatattacaatgtattttgttttgaattatttttcttaaagtagacaaaattttatattttaatataataaagggccttatttttaaaaagcatCGTAAAAAAAATAGGCTTCTAAAATCTTTGCTCCGCCCCTGCATCAAGTGCAAAATAGAAGAAATTTAGCAAAAAggaaaattaggtttaaatatttaagaacgagaaaaaaaaacaagcaGATGATATAAATGAGTAGTTAAGATGAAGGGATAGTATAAATTTgtggataagattaaaaaaaataaaaataaaacaaaatgttaaaagcataaaattagtaaaataaattaaaataagagaaataaaaaaaaaaaagtataaagcTACGTAGGATTGGGATGATAATTGATCAGGATTGAGGACTTGGAAGTCTTACTTGGCTGCAGCCTACAGGGAGTATTATTTAGACTTTAGTCTTTTTTCAATTTAAGAAGTTGACTAGCTTTTTACTCTAACTACTCTATCACCATAGTTTGCAAATGTGAAAATTGTCTTTTGTCTCgatttaaatgttaattattttttaggtaaggttttatgttttattctccttgctttttctttatttttttttagtttatttttacattgtatt
Coding sequences:
- the LOC130818336 gene encoding uncharacterized protein LOC130818336 encodes the protein MGNCLKHESQVQWGGEDRPKSFTTSGVDKSAMKVEEEELISSRNGGFSKIKEVKVKITKKELQELLGKMKMRQQGFSPEHVLGQLVKVSVHCESHHRSWRPRLQSIPEL